The following proteins come from a genomic window of Anaerobutyricum hallii:
- a CDS encoding YodL domain-containing protein: MARNMITGIETQKMQEYTQEQIDRAEHMGIAIPADVKEQIFEYANLVGEEEKVRTLVRNLADAVNRSDEDRVEELLDDAQMDIQDLPDPTIGKLELRDYGYTAEDMVPLRKAAALDYHRMGSKIYCLGSDGSKGEYASKEMIQAHEGLFGMESQMWERIRDQDLDYADEDFGAFQEPMNVIGQEEALKLYDAGADIYLITNFSSPIYVTERMEIERGPEHYQMSTEELERFRNLEWEMQKYPQIQSLKEANLLLGTRRTFGIYQIRDGLPGENYAFMNMSFIESHGMQIKKEDYELVYVGELFGNMSLDDIFERFNIDRPEDFRGHSLSVSDIVVLNEGGKVTAHFVDSISFEQLDSFLNLEEQVLSELAYEVGERYFAIQRTEGGYDYSFYDEDFRLMDGGVYENGEISIEEAAEELLEDEGWTGERIRGDYDQLMEKVEEMDEVVMAEIQKSQGEYKPLAKVEELEEANYNMIDNVLNNMPPKKEPYLEYFAAECDEFHDMGAYEKSTDVNQIAAVYEKYRENPENAYRVCSMGIIYRDPEDSYYDDAEFAIVKGNTVLGNLMDDVRFYGELALIREGIEKIHDALPDYKYVPMRDVREAMYPEKMTTEQLAEALDEIAEAFDPYEYRDNVETGENTVQEVMLDLQSGNTHSYISYLKDIVDEECDQSVRAGVLIERLKVYEPEFPKNLEPMVYVNYCEESALMNPRCQKLSELDAKTAEMDKEWYAKRDSKTEEPTKITKIYVTVYYAEKGEQMLHHFKKSIDIGNGHGGIVSQLKYDNEMKLTDEYWINYQKGKGSEEFQKYMEDLTDMQNHVLPYLQSFCNLEEKGVKERREQQITERNEGRADERGTSTEANAVVKDAGKADRKQVQQKQAVVGKDKKLSIHERLEINKRIIQEKQGKDKPERGADRGVR, from the coding sequence ATGGCGAGAAACATGATAACAGGAATAGAAACGCAGAAAATGCAGGAATATACACAGGAACAAATAGACCGTGCAGAACACATGGGAATAGCAATTCCAGCGGACGTAAAAGAACAGATTTTTGAATATGCAAATCTGGTTGGCGAAGAAGAGAAAGTAAGGACGCTGGTAAGAAATCTGGCAGATGCAGTCAATCGGTCAGATGAAGATAGAGTAGAGGAACTTCTGGATGATGCCCAAATGGATATTCAGGACTTACCAGATCCAACCATAGGCAAGCTGGAACTTCGGGATTATGGATATACAGCAGAGGATATGGTGCCGCTTAGAAAAGCAGCAGCCCTGGATTATCACAGAATGGGTTCTAAAATCTATTGCCTGGGTAGTGATGGCAGCAAGGGAGAGTATGCAAGTAAAGAAATGATACAGGCACATGAAGGGCTGTTTGGCATGGAATCACAGATGTGGGAACGGATAAGGGATCAGGATCTGGATTATGCAGATGAAGATTTTGGAGCATTTCAGGAGCCGATGAATGTGATTGGACAGGAAGAAGCTCTGAAATTATATGATGCCGGAGCAGATATCTATCTGATTACCAATTTTTCATCACCAATCTATGTTACAGAGCGAATGGAGATTGAACGAGGTCCGGAGCATTATCAGATGTCTACAGAAGAACTGGAACGATTCCGCAATTTGGAATGGGAGATGCAGAAATATCCGCAGATTCAGTCTTTGAAAGAGGCAAATCTGCTATTAGGGACAAGACGAACATTCGGTATTTATCAAATAAGAGATGGTTTGCCAGGTGAAAACTATGCGTTTATGAATATGAGCTTCATTGAAAGTCACGGGATGCAGATTAAAAAAGAAGACTATGAACTGGTCTATGTGGGAGAATTATTTGGAAATATGTCGCTAGATGATATATTTGAACGATTCAACATCGACAGACCAGAAGACTTTCGAGGACATTCCCTGTCTGTCAGTGATATCGTAGTTCTGAATGAGGGGGGAAAGGTAACCGCTCATTTTGTAGACAGTATCAGTTTTGAACAGCTAGATTCTTTCCTGAATCTGGAAGAACAGGTTCTTAGTGAACTGGCATATGAGGTAGGAGAACGTTACTTTGCTATTCAGAGAACAGAAGGAGGATATGATTATTCCTTTTACGATGAAGATTTCCGCCTGATGGATGGTGGCGTCTATGAAAATGGTGAAATTTCTATTGAAGAAGCGGCAGAGGAACTTTTGGAAGACGAAGGATGGACTGGAGAACGCATCCGTGGGGATTATGATCAGTTGATGGAAAAGGTAGAAGAAATGGATGAGGTTGTAATGGCAGAGATTCAGAAAAGCCAGGGCGAATATAAGCCATTGGCAAAGGTAGAAGAACTGGAAGAGGCAAATTATAACATGATTGATAATGTCCTCAATAATATGCCACCGAAGAAAGAACCGTATCTGGAATACTTTGCCGCAGAATGTGATGAGTTCCATGATATGGGAGCTTATGAAAAAAGTACCGATGTTAATCAGATTGCTGCGGTTTATGAAAAATATAGGGAGAATCCTGAGAATGCCTATCGAGTATGCAGTATGGGGATTATCTATCGTGATCCGGAAGACAGTTACTATGATGATGCTGAATTTGCAATCGTAAAAGGAAATACAGTACTTGGAAATCTGATGGACGATGTTCGATTTTATGGAGAACTTGCACTGATACGGGAAGGGATTGAGAAAATTCATGATGCATTGCCGGACTATAAGTATGTACCAATGCGGGATGTTCGGGAAGCAATGTATCCAGAGAAGATGACCACAGAACAGTTGGCAGAGGCATTGGATGAGATTGCAGAAGCTTTTGATCCGTATGAGTATCGAGATAATGTGGAGACGGGAGAAAATACGGTACAAGAGGTGATGTTGGATTTGCAGAGTGGCAATACACATTCTTATATTTCTTATCTGAAGGATATTGTAGACGAAGAATGTGACCAGTCTGTGCGTGCAGGTGTATTGATTGAAAGACTGAAAGTCTATGAGCCGGAGTTTCCAAAGAATCTGGAACCAATGGTGTATGTAAACTATTGTGAAGAAAGTGCTCTCATGAATCCAAGATGTCAGAAGTTATCCGAGCTGGATGCAAAAACAGCAGAAATGGATAAAGAATGGTATGCAAAACGTGATTCGAAGACAGAGGAACCTACAAAAATCACAAAGATATATGTGACTGTATATTATGCGGAAAAAGGTGAACAGATGCTGCATCATTTCAAGAAGTCAATAGATATTGGAAATGGACATGGCGGTATTGTGAGTCAGTTGAAGTATGATAATGAAATGAAGCTTACAGATGAGTATTGGATCAATTACCAGAAAGGTAAAGGAAGTGAAGAGTTCCAAAAATATATGGAAGATCTGACAGACATGCAGAATCATGTGCTTCCGTATCTGCAGAGCTTTTGCAATCTGGAAGAAAAAGGTGTGAAAGAGAGACGAGAACAGCAGATAACGGAAAGAAATGAAGGAAGAGCAGATGAGCGGGGAACAAGTACCGAAGCGAATGCAGTGGTCAAGGATGCAGGAAAAGCAGATAGGAAACAGGTACAACAGAAGCAGGCGGTAGTTGGAAAAGATAAGAAATTATCCATTCATGAACGGCTTGAGATTAATAAGAGGATTATTCAAGAAAAGCAGGGAAAAGATAAGCCGGAGAGAGGGGCTGATCGGGGTGTGAGATAA